The proteins below come from a single Stutzerimonas stutzeri RCH2 genomic window:
- a CDS encoding TonB-dependent receptor yields MKLKRHPLAWSISLALVPAAWAAEPVELQSVVVSASGLAKQSHEMTTPAAVMEGDELVLRREATLGETLETVPGVRSSSFGAGAARPVIRGLDGARVKVLSDGVELLDASTISPDHAVTSEPLLAERIEVLKGPATLLYGGGAIGGVVNVIDKKIPTRVPEKGYEGELELRANSVANEGAGVFGITAGSGNFAVRAEGTKRQADPYEIPGSSNKQEGSYNDTDSFNLGASFIGERGYIGMAYGEQNNRYGLLGHEHAECHLDGIQWHCGEHDDEDEDDHDEEGGGVPYVDMRQKRWDLRGELSDPLPGFELARLRIGHSDYQHKEIEGGEVGTRFNNDATDARLELTHQPLFGWRGVLGAQTLRRDFEALGEEAYVPQTLTRNHGLFLLEEYTAGAWRYELGLRHEWQDIDADGRPDTDHSGTSMSAGAVWTFAPQYSLGFSLTRSQRLPSAEELYANGPHAATRTVELGNVDLEEETSHNAEITLRKFAGRTTFSLSVFRNEVDDFIYAADTGNDIGGGYREIEYRQQDAVLTGAEGEVRFQATDATAFTLFGDHVRGKLRDGGGDLPRIPADRLGVRLDQSFTPALNGQLEFYRVQRQDELADYESETGGYNMLGASLGYSGSLNQTDYLLYLKANNLLDEKARQHTSFIKDDVLLPGRNLTVGMRLAF; encoded by the coding sequence ATGAAACTGAAGCGTCACCCCCTGGCCTGGTCGATCAGCCTGGCCCTGGTTCCGGCTGCCTGGGCCGCCGAGCCGGTCGAACTGCAATCCGTCGTGGTCAGCGCCAGCGGCCTGGCCAAGCAAAGCCATGAGATGACCACCCCGGCTGCTGTGATGGAGGGCGACGAACTGGTGCTGCGTCGCGAGGCGACCTTGGGCGAAACCTTGGAGACTGTTCCAGGCGTACGCTCCAGCAGTTTCGGTGCCGGTGCGGCGCGTCCGGTGATTCGCGGGCTGGACGGCGCGCGGGTCAAGGTGCTGAGCGATGGCGTCGAGCTGCTCGACGCCTCCACCATCAGCCCCGACCACGCGGTGACCAGCGAACCGCTACTGGCCGAGCGCATCGAAGTGCTCAAGGGGCCGGCAACCCTGCTCTACGGCGGCGGCGCAATCGGCGGTGTGGTCAACGTGATCGACAAGAAGATTCCCACCCGCGTCCCGGAGAAGGGCTACGAAGGCGAGCTGGAACTGCGCGCCAACAGCGTCGCCAATGAAGGGGCAGGGGTGTTCGGTATCACGGCGGGCAGTGGCAACTTCGCTGTGCGCGCCGAGGGCACCAAGCGGCAGGCCGACCCCTATGAAATCCCCGGTTCGTCGAACAAGCAGGAAGGCTCCTACAACGACACCGACAGCTTCAATCTGGGTGCCAGTTTCATCGGCGAGCGCGGCTACATCGGCATGGCCTATGGCGAACAGAACAACCGCTACGGGCTGCTGGGCCACGAGCACGCCGAGTGTCACCTGGACGGCATTCAATGGCACTGCGGTGAGCATGATGACGAAGATGAGGATGATCATGACGAGGAGGGCGGCGGCGTGCCTTACGTCGACATGCGGCAGAAGCGCTGGGACCTGCGCGGCGAGCTGAGCGATCCGCTGCCGGGCTTCGAGTTGGCGCGGCTGCGCATCGGCCACAGCGACTATCAGCACAAGGAAATCGAAGGCGGCGAAGTGGGCACCCGCTTCAACAACGACGCCACCGACGCGCGTCTGGAACTGACCCATCAGCCTCTGTTCGGCTGGCGCGGTGTGCTCGGCGCGCAGACCCTGCGTCGCGACTTCGAAGCCCTCGGCGAGGAGGCCTACGTGCCGCAGACGCTGACGCGCAACCACGGCCTGTTCCTGCTTGAGGAGTACACCGCCGGCGCCTGGCGCTACGAACTCGGCCTGCGCCACGAATGGCAGGACATCGATGCCGATGGCCGTCCGGATACCGATCACAGCGGCACTTCGATGTCCGCTGGTGCGGTCTGGACCTTCGCGCCGCAGTACTCGCTGGGCTTCTCGCTGACGCGCTCGCAGCGCCTGCCCAGTGCCGAGGAGCTCTACGCCAACGGCCCACATGCGGCGACCCGTACCGTTGAGCTGGGCAATGTCGATCTGGAAGAAGAAACCTCGCACAACGCCGAGATCACCCTGCGCAAGTTCGCCGGCCGTACCACCTTCAGCCTCAGCGTTTTCCGCAACGAGGTGGATGACTTCATCTATGCCGCTGACACCGGCAACGACATCGGTGGTGGCTACCGCGAGATCGAATACCGCCAGCAGGATGCCGTGCTCACTGGCGCCGAAGGAGAGGTGCGCTTCCAGGCCACCGACGCCACCGCCTTCACCCTGTTCGGCGACCATGTGCGTGGCAAGTTGCGCGACGGTGGTGGCGACCTGCCGCGCATCCCGGCCGATCGCCTGGGCGTGCGGCTGGATCAGAGCTTTACCCCGGCGCTCAATGGTCAGCTGGAGTTCTATCGCGTGCAGCGTCAGGACGAGCTGGCCGATTACGAGAGTGAAACCGGTGGCTACAACATGCTCGGTGCCAGCCTGGGTTACAGCGGCTCGCTGAACCAGACCGACTACCTGCTCTACCTCAAGGCCAATAACCTGCTGGATGAGAAGGCCCGCCAGCACACCTCCTTCATCAAGGACGACGTGTTGCTGCCCGGACGTAACCTGACCGTAGGCATGCGCCTGGCGTTCTGA
- a CDS encoding DUF3203 family protein, with the protein MTVDIDTTTGTCCVVISGNTHRSALMDVRITTDPQARMSVMNIDGTSIHVPEDEAEHLIAAGAVDDRSNLVADD; encoded by the coding sequence ATGACCGTAGACATCGACACCACCACCGGTACCTGCTGCGTGGTCATCAGTGGCAATACGCACCGCAGCGCCCTGATGGACGTCCGCATCACCACCGATCCACAGGCACGCATGTCGGTTATGAATATCGACGGCACCAGCATCCATGTGCCGGAAGACGAAGCCGAACACCTGATCGCGGCGGGTGCGGTGGACGACCGCTCCAACCTGGTAGCGGACGACTGA
- the putP gene encoding sodium/proline symporter PutP has product MSISTPTLITFLIYIAAMILIGFVAYRATKNFDDYILGGRSLGSFVTALSAGASDMSGWLLMGLPGAIFVAGLSESWIAIGLIVGAWLNWLFVAGRLRVHTEHNHNALTLPDYFSHRFEDESRMLRIFSALVILVFFTIYCASGVVAGARLFESSFGVPYEYALWIGAAATILYVFIGGFLAVSWTDTVQATLMIFALLITPVFVILALGDMGAAMDTIATQNPAAFDMFSGLSFVAIISLLAWGLGYFGQPHILVRFMAADSIKTIPNARRIGMAWMILTLAGAVAVGFFGIAYFAGHPEQAGAVSQNGERVFMELVKILFNPWVAGIILSGVLAAVMSTLSAQLLVSSSALTQDFYKAMLRKSASQTELVWVGRGMVLLIALIAIGIASNPESKVLGLVSYAWAGFGAAFGPVVLISLLWKRMTRNGALAGMLVGAVTVVVWKEFIGLGLYEIIPGFILASIAIFVVSKMGAEPAPSIIKRFEEADADYHAG; this is encoded by the coding sequence ATGAGCATCAGTACACCCACGCTGATCACCTTTCTGATCTACATCGCGGCGATGATCCTGATCGGTTTCGTCGCTTATCGCGCTACCAAGAACTTCGACGACTACATCCTCGGCGGTCGCAGCCTCGGCAGCTTTGTCACTGCGCTGTCGGCCGGTGCTTCGGACATGAGCGGCTGGCTGCTGATGGGCCTGCCCGGCGCGATCTTCGTCGCCGGCCTGTCGGAAAGCTGGATCGCCATCGGCCTGATCGTCGGCGCCTGGCTCAACTGGCTGTTCGTCGCCGGCCGTCTGCGCGTGCACACCGAGCACAACCACAACGCCCTCACATTGCCGGACTACTTCTCGCACCGCTTCGAGGACGAGAGCCGCATGCTGCGGATCTTCTCCGCGCTGGTGATTCTGGTGTTCTTCACCATCTACTGCGCTTCCGGTGTGGTCGCTGGCGCGCGGCTGTTCGAGAGCAGCTTCGGCGTGCCGTACGAGTACGCACTGTGGATCGGCGCCGCGGCGACCATCCTCTATGTGTTCATCGGTGGCTTCCTCGCGGTGAGCTGGACCGATACCGTGCAGGCCACGCTGATGATCTTCGCCCTGCTGATCACCCCGGTGTTTGTCATCCTCGCCCTGGGCGACATGGGCGCGGCGATGGACACCATTGCCACGCAGAACCCGGCCGCCTTCGACATGTTCAGCGGGCTCTCCTTCGTTGCGATCATCTCGCTGCTGGCCTGGGGCCTGGGTTACTTCGGCCAGCCGCACATTCTGGTGCGCTTCATGGCCGCCGACTCGATCAAGACCATTCCCAACGCCCGCCGCATCGGCATGGCCTGGATGATCCTGACGCTGGCGGGCGCCGTGGCGGTGGGCTTCTTCGGTATCGCCTATTTCGCTGGCCATCCTGAGCAGGCTGGTGCGGTCAGCCAGAACGGCGAGCGGGTGTTCATGGAGCTGGTGAAGATCCTGTTCAACCCCTGGGTTGCGGGGATCATTCTGTCCGGCGTACTGGCGGCGGTGATGAGTACGCTTAGTGCGCAGTTGCTGGTCAGCTCCAGCGCGCTGACCCAGGACTTCTACAAGGCGATGCTGCGCAAAAGCGCGTCGCAGACTGAGCTGGTGTGGGTTGGCCGCGGCATGGTGCTGCTGATCGCGCTGATCGCCATCGGCATCGCCTCCAACCCGGAGAGCAAGGTCCTGGGCCTGGTGTCCTACGCCTGGGCCGGCTTCGGCGCGGCGTTCGGTCCGGTGGTGCTGATCTCGCTGCTGTGGAAGCGCATGACCCGCAACGGCGCGCTGGCCGGCATGCTGGTCGGTGCGGTCACCGTGGTGGTGTGGAAGGAATTCATCGGTCTGGGCCTGTACGAGATCATCCCTGGCTTCATCCTCGCCAGCATCGCTATCTTCGTGGTGAGCAAGATGGGCGCCGAACCGGCCCCGAGCATCATCAAGCGCTTCGAGGAAGCCGACGCGGATTATCACGCCGGTTGA
- the putA gene encoding bifunctional proline dehydrogenase/L-glutamate gamma-semialdehyde dehydrogenase PutA: MFKAGHVLDGAFANQKAAEFFPAISANYSVDEAQYLTELLQLADPGEAGIAAIRERARSLIEAVRGRDNAVDTLDALLRQYSLDTQEGLMLMCLAEALLRVPDAATADALIRDKLNAAEWERHLGQSDNVLVNFAAWGLVMTGKVVDPETADGRPKNVIGRLLKRSGEPVIRGAMNQAMKLMGKQFVLGRTISEALKNGRPEREKGYTYSFDMLGEAALTAEDAAKYMADYRQAVETVGAEPQVGKGPRPSVSIKLSALHPRYELAQRERVLTELFGSVRELAILARRLNVGITIDAEEADRLELSLELYEKLLRDPAIAGWGEFGLVIQAYSKRCLPVLVWLTLLGRELGERIPLRLVKGAYWDSEIKQCQVQGLDGYPVYTRKEGTDTSYLACARYLLSEHTRGVIYPQFASHNAHTVSCILAMAEETAQPREFEFQRLHGMGDALYDTVIEKYARNVRIYAPVGAHKDLLPYLVRRLLENGANSSFVHQLVDPRVPVESLIDHPVTQLRRFAAPGNPRIPLPPALFGNRKNSQGINMNIQNQWTELASAYQPFLERQWQAAPVISGRTLAGTPSEVRCPYELNKVVGQAQFASADQARQAIDRLAAYWPIWNATPVEARAAVLERLGDLLEQHRAELMALCTVEAGKSLQDGIDEVREAVDFCRYYAQQARLKLGREELKGPTGERNELFHEGRGVFVCVSPWNFPLAIYLGQITAALVAGNTVLAKPAEQTSLIAARALELMFEAGLPQEAIAFLPGDGATLGGVFCRDPRVVGVCFTGSTDTARIINRQLAEKEGPIATLIAETGGQNAMIVDSTALPEQVIKDAVGSAFTSAGQRCSALRVLYVQRDIADRVIDLLKGAMAELRVGPTHLRENDIGPVIDQEAREGLLAHIQQLKSEGRLIAEATVPAGLNGHFVAPVAFEIDGIHQLKKEHFGPVLHVVRYDAADLEKVVAAINGTGYGLTLGVHSRNEETAERIEQLARVGNLYVNRNQIGAVVGVQPFGGCRLSGTGPKAGGPSYLLRFANERTTSTNTTAVGGNASLLSLGDD; encoded by the coding sequence ATGTTCAAGGCCGGTCACGTGCTGGATGGCGCCTTCGCCAACCAGAAAGCCGCGGAATTCTTTCCCGCCATCAGCGCCAACTACAGCGTTGACGAGGCGCAATATCTCACCGAACTGTTGCAGCTTGCCGATCCCGGCGAGGCAGGCATTGCCGCCATTCGCGAGCGTGCGCGCAGCCTGATCGAAGCGGTTCGCGGGCGCGACAATGCCGTCGACACGCTCGATGCGCTGCTGCGCCAGTACAGCCTGGATACCCAGGAAGGGCTGATGCTGATGTGTCTGGCCGAAGCGCTGCTGCGGGTGCCGGATGCCGCCACCGCCGACGCGCTGATCCGCGACAAGCTCAACGCCGCCGAATGGGAACGTCACCTCGGCCAGAGCGACAACGTGCTGGTCAACTTCGCCGCCTGGGGGCTGGTGATGACCGGCAAGGTGGTCGATCCGGAAACCGCCGATGGCCGGCCGAAGAACGTCATCGGTCGCCTGCTCAAACGCTCCGGCGAACCGGTGATCCGCGGCGCGATGAATCAGGCGATGAAGTTGATGGGCAAGCAGTTCGTGCTTGGCCGGACCATTTCCGAAGCCTTGAAGAACGGTCGTCCCGAGCGCGAGAAGGGCTACACCTACTCCTTCGACATGCTCGGCGAGGCCGCGCTGACCGCCGAAGACGCCGCCAAGTACATGGCCGACTACCGTCAGGCCGTGGAAACCGTCGGTGCCGAGCCGCAGGTCGGCAAGGGCCCGCGTCCGTCGGTGTCGATCAAGCTGTCGGCGCTGCATCCGCGTTACGAACTCGCCCAGCGCGAGCGCGTGCTCACCGAGCTGTTTGGCAGTGTCCGCGAACTGGCGATTCTTGCGCGGCGGTTGAACGTCGGTATCACCATCGATGCCGAAGAGGCCGATCGCCTCGAGCTATCGCTGGAGCTGTACGAAAAGCTCCTGCGCGACCCGGCCATCGCCGGCTGGGGCGAGTTCGGTCTGGTGATCCAGGCGTACTCCAAGCGCTGCCTGCCGGTGCTGGTCTGGCTGACGCTGCTCGGCCGCGAACTCGGTGAGCGTATTCCGCTGCGCCTGGTAAAAGGCGCCTACTGGGACAGCGAGATCAAGCAGTGCCAGGTGCAGGGGCTGGACGGCTATCCCGTCTACACCCGCAAGGAGGGCACCGACACCTCCTACCTCGCCTGCGCGCGCTACCTGTTGTCCGAGCACACCCGTGGCGTGATCTACCCGCAGTTCGCCAGCCACAACGCGCACACCGTCAGCTGCATCCTGGCCATGGCCGAGGAAACGGCGCAGCCGCGTGAGTTCGAGTTCCAGCGCCTGCACGGCATGGGCGATGCTCTGTACGACACGGTGATCGAGAAGTACGCCCGCAACGTACGGATCTACGCACCGGTCGGTGCGCACAAGGATCTTCTTCCCTATCTGGTGCGTCGCCTGCTGGAGAACGGCGCCAACTCGTCCTTTGTTCACCAGCTGGTCGACCCGCGCGTGCCGGTCGAATCGCTGATCGATCATCCGGTCACCCAGCTGCGCAGATTCGCCGCGCCGGGCAACCCGCGCATTCCGCTGCCGCCGGCGCTGTTCGGCAACCGCAAGAACTCTCAAGGGATCAACATGAACATCCAGAATCAATGGACCGAACTGGCCAGCGCCTATCAGCCCTTCCTCGAGCGCCAGTGGCAAGCCGCACCGGTCATCAGCGGCCGGACCCTTGCCGGTACGCCGTCCGAGGTGCGTTGCCCTTATGAGCTGAACAAGGTCGTCGGCCAGGCGCAGTTCGCCAGCGCCGACCAGGCGCGCCAGGCCATCGATCGCCTGGCAGCCTACTGGCCGATTTGGAATGCCACGCCGGTGGAAGCCCGTGCCGCAGTGCTGGAGCGTCTGGGTGATCTGCTGGAGCAGCACCGCGCCGAGCTGATGGCGCTGTGTACCGTGGAAGCCGGCAAGTCGCTGCAGGACGGTATCGACGAAGTACGCGAGGCGGTGGATTTCTGCCGTTACTACGCCCAGCAGGCGCGGCTGAAGCTTGGCCGTGAGGAGCTCAAGGGCCCGACTGGCGAGCGCAACGAACTGTTCCATGAAGGCCGCGGCGTGTTCGTCTGCGTCAGCCCGTGGAATTTCCCGCTGGCGATCTACCTCGGCCAGATCACCGCGGCACTGGTGGCCGGCAACACCGTGCTGGCCAAGCCGGCCGAGCAGACCAGCCTGATCGCCGCGCGCGCACTGGAGCTGATGTTCGAGGCCGGCCTGCCGCAGGAGGCGATCGCCTTCCTGCCCGGCGACGGCGCCACCCTGGGCGGTGTGTTCTGTCGCGATCCGCGCGTGGTCGGCGTGTGCTTCACCGGGTCGACCGACACGGCGCGCATCATCAACCGCCAGCTGGCCGAGAAGGAAGGCCCGATCGCCACGCTGATCGCCGAGACCGGTGGGCAGAACGCGATGATCGTTGATTCCACAGCGCTGCCCGAGCAGGTCATCAAGGATGCCGTCGGCTCTGCCTTCACCAGTGCCGGCCAGCGCTGCTCGGCGTTGCGCGTGCTCTACGTGCAGCGCGACATCGCCGACCGGGTCATCGACCTGCTCAAGGGCGCCATGGCCGAGCTCAGGGTCGGCCCGACCCATCTGCGCGAGAACGACATCGGTCCGGTGATCGATCAGGAAGCCCGCGAAGGCCTGTTGGCGCACATCCAGCAGCTCAAGAGCGAAGGGCGCCTGATCGCCGAAGCGACAGTGCCGGCTGGTCTGAACGGTCATTTCGTGGCGCCGGTGGCCTTCGAGATCGACGGCATTCACCAGCTGAAGAAGGAACATTTCGGTCCGGTGCTGCACGTGGTGCGCTACGACGCGGCGGATCTGGAAAAGGTGGTCGCGGCGATCAACGGTACCGGCTACGGCCTGACCCTCGGCGTGCACAGCCGCAACGAGGAAACCGCCGAACGCATCGAGCAACTGGCGCGGGTCGGTAACCTCTACGTCAATCGCAACCAGATTGGTGCGGTGGTCGGCGTGCAGCCGTTCGGCGGATGTCGCCTGTCGGGTACTGGCCCGAAGGCGGGTGGGCCCAGCTATCTGCTGCGTTTCGCCAACGAACGCACCACCTCCACCAACACCACCGCGGTGGGCGGCAACGCCTCGCTGCTGTCGCTGGGCGACGACTGA
- a CDS encoding AraC family transcriptional regulator, translated as MLNARLLRLDDQTHQHAHDYHQLVMSLSGRAEFEVNGTGGEVCRMRACLVPGDADHGFAGMGDNRMLIIDLDEQDVGTEDPELLARLFEAPRYPALDADFQNLLAYAGAELARYGSDPLLARALGGVLLRALHLRLFGESLQRPVGPLDIQRLDSHIQDNLARRITVAELAQVVCLSPSHFHAQFKDCVGLTPHQYLLKTRLDRAARLLRETPLPLVRIAEECGFSSQSALTTATRRYLGLTPRGLRKSDC; from the coding sequence ATGCTCAACGCCCGTCTGCTTCGCCTGGATGACCAGACTCATCAGCACGCCCACGACTATCACCAGCTGGTGATGTCGCTTTCTGGGCGCGCGGAATTCGAGGTCAACGGCACGGGCGGCGAGGTTTGTCGGATGCGCGCCTGTCTGGTGCCGGGCGATGCCGATCACGGCTTCGCCGGCATGGGCGACAACCGCATGCTGATCATCGATCTGGACGAGCAGGATGTCGGCACCGAAGACCCGGAGCTGCTGGCTCGGCTGTTCGAAGCGCCGCGCTATCCGGCGCTGGATGCCGATTTCCAGAACCTGCTGGCCTACGCCGGCGCCGAGCTGGCGCGCTATGGCAGCGATCCACTGCTGGCCCGGGCGCTGGGCGGCGTGTTGTTGCGGGCGCTGCACTTGCGACTATTTGGTGAATCGCTGCAGCGCCCCGTTGGCCCGCTCGATATCCAGCGGCTGGACAGCCATATTCAGGACAACCTGGCGCGACGCATCACCGTAGCCGAGCTAGCCCAGGTCGTCTGCCTCAGCCCCAGCCATTTCCACGCCCAGTTCAAGGACTGTGTCGGCCTCACGCCACACCAGTACCTGCTCAAGACCCGCCTCGACCGTGCTGCCCGCCTGCTGCGCGAAACGCCGCTGCCGCTGGTGCGGATTGCCGAGGAGTGCGGCTTCTCCAGCCAGAGCGCATTGACCACGGCGACCCGTCGCTATCTGGGTCTGACCCCTCGCGGATTGCGCAAGTCCGACTGCTGA
- the lon gene encoding endopeptidase La: MNDDVNQDHIEQEIISSNGLVLPDQQLPDKLYIIPVHNRPFFPAQVLPVIVNEDPWAETLERVAKTPHQRVALFFVDSPVLDMATFDPDSLPEHGTMVRVHHATQEGGKLQFVAQGLARVRIRGWLRRKPPYLVEVDYPKSDDDPRDEVKAYGMALINAIKELLPLNPLYSEELKNYLNRFSPNDPSPLSDFAAALTTAPGVELQEVLDTVPVLKRMEKVLPLLRKEVEVARLQKELTGEVNRKIGERQREFFLKEQLKIIQRELGITKDDKSADADEFRARLEGKVVPPAAQKRIDEELNKLSILETGSPEYAVTRNYLDWATALPWGVYGQDKLDLKRARKVLDKHHAGLDDIKNRILEFLAVGAFKGEIAGSIVLLVGPPGVGKTSIGKSIAESLGRPFYRFSVGGMRDEAEIKGHRRTYIGALPGKLVQALKDVEVMNPVIMLDEIDKLSSSYQGDPASALLETLDPEQNVEFLDHYLDLRLDLSKVLFVCTANTLDSIPGPLLDRMEVIRLSGYIAEEKLAIAKRHLWPKLLDKTGVPKQRLAISDSAMKAVIEGYAREAGVRQLEKQLGKLVRKAVVQLLEDPQAVLKITPKDLESYLGKPVFRSEQVLSGVGVITGLAWTSMGGATLPIEATRIHTLNRGFKLTGKLGEVMKESAEIAYSYVSSNLKTFKGDPEFFDQAFVHLHVPEGATPKDGPSAGITMASALLSLARNQPPKKGVAMTGELTLTGHVLPIGGVREKVIAARRQKIFELILPEANRGDFEELPDYLKEGLTVHFAKRFADVAKVLF, from the coding sequence ATGAACGACGACGTCAATCAGGACCATATCGAGCAGGAAATCATTTCTTCCAATGGCCTCGTACTGCCTGACCAGCAGCTACCGGACAAGCTCTACATCATTCCCGTGCACAACCGGCCTTTCTTCCCGGCCCAGGTGTTGCCGGTGATCGTCAACGAAGATCCCTGGGCCGAGACCCTGGAGCGCGTGGCCAAGACGCCGCACCAGCGGGTCGCGCTGTTCTTCGTCGACTCACCGGTGCTGGATATGGCGACCTTCGACCCTGACAGCCTGCCGGAACACGGCACCATGGTCCGCGTGCACCATGCCACCCAGGAAGGCGGCAAGCTGCAGTTCGTCGCGCAAGGCCTGGCACGGGTGCGTATCCGCGGCTGGCTGCGGCGCAAGCCGCCGTATCTGGTGGAGGTCGACTATCCGAAGAGCGATGACGATCCGCGTGACGAGGTGAAGGCCTACGGCATGGCGCTGATCAACGCGATCAAGGAGCTCCTGCCGCTCAACCCGCTGTACAGCGAAGAACTGAAGAACTACCTGAACCGCTTCAGCCCCAACGATCCGTCGCCGCTGTCGGACTTCGCCGCCGCGCTGACCACCGCGCCGGGCGTGGAATTGCAGGAAGTGCTGGATACCGTGCCAGTGTTGAAGCGCATGGAGAAGGTGCTGCCGCTGCTGCGCAAGGAAGTGGAAGTCGCCAGGCTGCAGAAGGAGCTGACCGGCGAGGTCAATCGCAAGATCGGCGAGCGCCAGCGCGAGTTCTTCCTCAAGGAACAACTGAAGATCATCCAGCGCGAGCTGGGCATCACCAAGGACGACAAGAGCGCCGATGCCGACGAGTTCCGCGCGCGACTGGAAGGCAAGGTGGTGCCGCCCGCCGCGCAGAAGCGCATCGACGAAGAACTGAACAAGCTGTCGATCCTCGAGACCGGCTCACCGGAATATGCCGTCACCCGCAACTACCTGGACTGGGCCACTGCCCTGCCCTGGGGCGTTTACGGCCAGGACAAACTCGACCTCAAGCGCGCGCGCAAGGTGCTGGACAAGCATCACGCCGGGCTTGATGACATCAAGAACCGCATCCTCGAATTCCTCGCCGTCGGTGCCTTCAAGGGCGAAATCGCCGGCTCCATCGTGCTACTGGTCGGCCCGCCGGGCGTGGGCAAGACCAGTATCGGCAAGTCGATCGCCGAATCCCTGGGGCGGCCGTTCTATCGTTTCAGCGTCGGCGGCATGCGCGATGAGGCGGAGATCAAGGGCCACCGCCGCACCTACATCGGCGCCCTGCCCGGCAAGCTGGTGCAGGCGCTCAAGGATGTCGAGGTGATGAACCCGGTGATCATGCTCGATGAGATCGACAAGCTCAGCAGCAGCTACCAGGGTGATCCCGCCTCAGCGCTGCTGGAGACGCTGGACCCGGAACAGAACGTCGAATTCCTCGACCATTACCTGGACCTGCGCCTGGACCTGTCCAAGGTGCTGTTCGTCTGCACGGCGAACACCCTGGACTCGATTCCCGGCCCGCTGCTCGACCGCATGGAGGTGATCCGCCTGTCCGGCTACATCGCCGAGGAGAAGCTGGCCATCGCCAAACGTCACCTGTGGCCCAAGCTGCTGGACAAGACCGGCGTGCCCAAGCAGCGCCTAGCCATCAGCGACAGCGCCATGAAAGCGGTGATCGAAGGCTATGCCCGTGAAGCTGGTGTGCGTCAGCTGGAGAAGCAACTGGGCAAGCTGGTCCGCAAGGCAGTGGTGCAGTTGCTGGAAGACCCCCAAGCGGTGCTGAAGATCACGCCGAAGGACCTGGAAAGCTACCTCGGCAAACCGGTGTTTCGCAGCGAACAGGTGCTCTCCGGGGTCGGCGTGATCACCGGCCTTGCCTGGACCAGCATGGGCGGCGCCACGCTGCCGATCGAGGCGACGCGCATCCATACGCTCAACCGTGGTTTCAAGCTCACCGGCAAGCTCGGCGAGGTGATGAAGGAGTCGGCGGAAATCGCCTACAGCTACGTCAGCTCGAACCTGAAGACCTTCAAAGGCGACCCGGAGTTCTTCGACCAGGCCTTCGTGCACCTGCACGTGCCGGAAGGCGCGACGCCCAAGGACGGCCCCAGCGCTGGCATCACCATGGCCAGCGCGCTGCTCTCACTGGCGCGCAACCAGCCGCCGAAGAAAGGCGTGGCCATGACTGGCGAGCTGACGCTGACCGGCCATGTGCTGCCGATCGGCGGGGTACGCGAAAAGGTGATCGCGGCGCGGCGGCAGAAGATTTTCGAGCTGATCTTGCCGGAAGCCAACCGCGGCGACTTCGAAGAGCTGCCGGACTACCTGAAGGAAGGGCTGACGGTGCACTTCGCCAAGCGCTTCGCCGACGTGGCCAAGGTGCTGTTCTGA
- a CDS encoding protease inhibitor I42 family protein has product MLFVRRALLPAAALLLSACAQQAPNTLTLDNQARSCQPMQLSQGQEFNLRLPSNPTTGFRWSLRSDGAPQLKLLGPEVYTVPEKAGVVGGAGVSTWRFRAATSGEANLALEYARPWEREVAPAQRFDCRIRVK; this is encoded by the coding sequence ATGCTCTTCGTCCGTCGCGCGTTATTGCCTGCCGCCGCACTTCTGCTCAGCGCTTGCGCACAGCAGGCGCCCAATACCCTTACGCTGGATAATCAGGCCCGCAGCTGCCAGCCCATGCAGCTGAGCCAGGGTCAGGAATTCAACCTGCGACTGCCGAGCAACCCGACCACGGGCTTTCGCTGGTCGCTCCGTTCCGACGGCGCACCCCAGCTGAAGCTGCTCGGCCCCGAGGTCTACACCGTTCCCGAGAAAGCCGGAGTCGTCGGCGGTGCCGGGGTGTCGACCTGGCGTTTCCGCGCGGCCACCAGCGGCGAGGCCAACCTGGCACTCGAGTACGCCAGGCCCTGGGAGCGGGAAGTCGCCCCGGCTCAGCGCTTCGACTGCCGTATCCGTGTGAAATAA